Proteins encoded within one genomic window of Polyangium spumosum:
- a CDS encoding FAD-dependent oxidoreductase: MESGLGGTYDGGAGEFPDGPESLAGDDRQTLVIIGNGMVSYRLCQKLVENGVNQSIRIVVFGEERFPAYDRVHLTDIFGGRDGESLILAEEDWYESHGIDLFLDDPVVYVDRERSYVQSYSGRRVPYNRLVFATGSEPFVPPIEGIRVETDDGTKHIRPGVYVYRTFDDVYNIESHVEGSLRVAVIGGGLLGLEAAKAIYDLGRRLHPIEVQVIEVAPGLMPRQLDAQGAAALKEKIEELGVKVQVGKKIKAVLSAKEHFASKKRAEKAASKAAWRQAREAERQAKRQARQALMALSPGELAPGNAGPYRFTQPRGDVDEETPEEPEQEPEEEDLASSEDEVEEEEEAFEDEEERLVMLFDDGTILAVDMIIVSTGIRPRGEIAKAAGLNCAANGGILVDDRLQTSDEQIFAIGECACHNGMTYGLVAPGYQMVDVLVANLLGEDAEFKGADQSAKLKLLGVTVAALGEYDGDTKPLSSALRYTTGGVYRKLVTRQGKLIGAVTVGDWENLDRIRDALVAPVPMSFFDMRRFRSTGNLFAKEESKSITEWADDAVVCGCMRVTRGALSLAIVEGCGTMQALCSKTGAGTVCGSCKPLIAELLGVDENAQVPVAVPVSSVRMGERPTLRERAPTSRRSMTPAPASQRRSTLPGVSRSSTLMNIVMPGSLPPSTGGRARRKTLTQIDLTAGLADFSAEAPAAFAPEAIMRETDAAPISSRRPPSSRPPGSLKPRPSSRPPVPTQAELEAAIRALAPPALPEDEAEVGLSSDRSPALLSEEPAREAMDLQITPLPPLPTFLDESTSSDDVEGADEDDDAYEEEAEAAFKALDEGDYDYGYVQARRSWVPPKRHGLLPPEGRPSLPDIILPRIKGPPPPESGLRPLLVASMGAFLLSVVAVAARPIPVPATMAGRLGPARLLTDDTLKQISGYVLLGLCVLSLVLSLRKRWRRFTWLDVPVFRAIHGVIGASTLLALVAHTGLRLGHKFNLILSVDFLLVCVLGAVAGVVTAISNRWSPMKARDRRLSTSRAHLWAFWPLPVLVALHVVQVYYY; this comes from the coding sequence GTGGAGTCCGGACTGGGGGGCACGTACGACGGTGGCGCTGGGGAGTTCCCCGATGGGCCCGAGTCTCTTGCCGGCGATGACAGGCAGACGCTCGTCATCATCGGCAACGGGATGGTGAGCTATCGGCTCTGCCAGAAGCTCGTCGAGAACGGCGTCAACCAATCGATCCGCATCGTCGTCTTCGGCGAGGAGCGCTTCCCCGCCTACGACCGCGTCCACCTCACCGACATCTTCGGCGGGCGCGACGGCGAGAGCCTGATCCTCGCGGAGGAGGACTGGTACGAGTCCCACGGCATCGACCTCTTCCTCGACGACCCGGTCGTCTACGTCGACCGCGAGCGCAGCTACGTCCAGTCGTACTCGGGCCGCCGCGTCCCCTACAACCGCCTCGTCTTCGCCACGGGCTCCGAGCCCTTCGTGCCGCCCATCGAGGGCATCCGCGTCGAGACCGACGACGGCACCAAGCACATCCGCCCGGGCGTCTACGTCTACCGGACCTTCGACGACGTCTACAACATCGAGTCACACGTCGAGGGCTCGCTGCGCGTCGCCGTGATCGGCGGCGGCTTGCTCGGCCTCGAGGCGGCGAAGGCGATCTACGACCTCGGCCGGCGGCTGCACCCGATCGAGGTCCAGGTCATCGAGGTCGCGCCGGGCTTGATGCCGCGGCAGCTCGACGCGCAGGGCGCCGCGGCGCTCAAGGAGAAGATCGAGGAGCTCGGCGTCAAGGTCCAGGTCGGCAAGAAGATCAAGGCCGTGCTCTCGGCGAAGGAGCACTTCGCCTCGAAGAAGAGGGCCGAAAAGGCGGCCTCGAAGGCGGCGTGGCGGCAGGCGAGGGAGGCGGAGCGGCAGGCGAAGAGACAAGCGAGGCAGGCCCTCATGGCGCTCTCGCCCGGCGAGCTCGCCCCCGGCAACGCCGGCCCCTACCGCTTCACCCAGCCGCGCGGCGACGTCGACGAGGAGACGCCGGAGGAGCCCGAGCAAGAGCCGGAGGAAGAGGACCTCGCGTCGTCCGAGGACGAGGTCGAGGAAGAAGAGGAGGCGTTCGAGGACGAGGAAGAGCGCCTCGTGATGCTCTTCGACGACGGCACGATCCTCGCCGTCGACATGATCATCGTCTCCACCGGCATCCGCCCGCGTGGCGAGATCGCGAAGGCCGCGGGCCTGAACTGCGCGGCGAACGGGGGGATCCTCGTCGACGATCGGCTCCAGACCTCGGACGAGCAGATCTTCGCGATCGGCGAGTGCGCCTGCCACAACGGCATGACGTATGGCCTCGTCGCGCCGGGTTACCAGATGGTCGACGTGCTGGTCGCGAACCTGCTCGGCGAGGACGCGGAGTTCAAGGGCGCCGATCAGTCCGCGAAGCTGAAGCTGCTCGGGGTCACGGTCGCGGCGCTCGGCGAGTACGACGGCGACACGAAGCCGCTCTCGTCGGCGCTCCGGTACACGACCGGCGGCGTCTATCGCAAGCTCGTCACGCGCCAGGGCAAGCTCATCGGCGCGGTCACCGTGGGCGACTGGGAGAACCTCGATCGCATCCGCGACGCGCTCGTCGCGCCCGTGCCGATGTCGTTCTTCGACATGCGGCGCTTCCGCTCGACGGGCAACCTCTTCGCGAAGGAGGAGTCGAAGAGCATCACCGAGTGGGCCGACGACGCGGTCGTCTGCGGCTGCATGCGCGTCACGCGTGGCGCGCTCAGCCTGGCGATCGTCGAGGGCTGCGGGACGATGCAGGCGCTCTGCAGCAAGACGGGCGCGGGCACGGTCTGCGGCTCGTGCAAGCCGCTCATCGCGGAGCTGCTCGGCGTCGACGAGAACGCGCAGGTCCCCGTGGCGGTGCCCGTCTCCTCGGTGCGTATGGGCGAGCGCCCGACCTTGCGGGAGCGAGCGCCCACGTCGCGCCGCTCGATGACCCCCGCGCCGGCCTCGCAGCGCCGCTCGACGTTGCCGGGTGTCTCGCGCTCCTCGACGCTGATGAACATCGTGATGCCGGGCAGCTTGCCGCCGTCGACCGGCGGGCGCGCGCGGCGCAAGACGCTCACGCAGATCGACCTCACGGCCGGGCTCGCGGATTTCAGCGCCGAGGCGCCGGCCGCCTTTGCCCCCGAGGCCATCATGCGCGAGACGGACGCGGCGCCGATCAGCAGCCGTCGCCCGCCGTCCTCGCGCCCGCCTGGCAGCCTCAAGCCGCGCCCCTCGTCGCGCCCGCCTGTGCCCACGCAGGCCGAGCTCGAGGCGGCGATCCGCGCGCTCGCGCCCCCGGCGTTACCCGAGGACGAGGCCGAGGTGGGCCTCTCGTCCGATCGTTCGCCGGCGTTGCTCTCCGAGGAGCCGGCGCGCGAGGCCATGGACCTGCAGATCACGCCGCTGCCTCCCTTGCCGACGTTCCTGGACGAGTCCACGAGCTCTGACGACGTCGAGGGCGCGGACGAGGACGACGACGCGTACGAGGAGGAGGCGGAGGCCGCGTTCAAGGCGCTCGACGAGGGCGACTACGACTACGGCTACGTGCAGGCGCGGCGGAGCTGGGTGCCGCCGAAGCGGCATGGTTTGCTCCCGCCCGAGGGGCGCCCGTCCCTGCCAGACATCATCCTGCCGCGCATCAAGGGACCGCCGCCGCCCGAGTCGGGGCTCCGGCCTCTCCTCGTCGCTTCGATGGGCGCGTTCCTCCTCTCGGTGGTGGCGGTCGCGGCGCGGCCGATCCCGGTGCCTGCGACGATGGCGGGCCGGCTCGGCCCTGCTCGTCTGCTCACGGACGACACGCTGAAGCAGATCTCGGGCTACGTGCTCCTGGGGCTCTGCGTGCTCAGCCTGGTGCTCTCGCTGCGCAAGCGCTGGCGGCGGTTCACGTGGCTCGACGTGCCCGTGTTCCGTGCGATCCACGGGGTGATCGGGGCCTCGACGTTGCTCGCGCTCGTGGCGCACACGGGCCTTCGGCTCGGCCACAAGTTCAACCTCATCCTGTCGGTCGATTTCCTTCTGGTCTGCGTGCTCGGCGCGGTGGCCGGCGTGGTCACGGCGATCTCGAACCGCTGGAGCCCGATGAAGGCGCGCGACAGGCGCCTCTCCACGTCACGCGCGCACCTCTGGGCGTTCTGGCCGCTGCCGGTGCTGGTCGCGTTGCACGTGGTGCAGGTCTACTACTACTGA